The Plasmodium vivax chromosome 7, whole genome shotgun sequence DNA window AAAAAGAGCATAACAcgggttttctttttacttctttttttttttcttaaaaacaaaaactaAAACATGACGCGGATGATATGCGCATGACTGCATGACTGCATGATTGCATGACTGCATGATTGCATGACTATCATCAGGCAGACCACACCATGCGGAGGGCTATCAAACGGATGACTTCCCAAGGGATGATCACCATGCAAATTGCTATCATGCGGAGGGCCGCCATGAAGTTGCAAGTAGTAGCTGTTGTTCCTCTCGTTCTTCCTGTGTCTGGTGTTGCTGCTTTGCTGCTGCGGCTGAAGTTATTATCATTGTCGTATTGCTGTCGTTGTCACTGGCACAATGTATCGGGTAACAGGTGGCATTAAAAACGCTCATGGGCGAACGTAACGAACTGGAAAATCCGGCACGCGCAGGGACACGCGCGGGTTACACGCGGGGTACACGCCGGGGCACACCCCCTGGGTGGGCATCATTACTCTCTTCTCTTAGTTtggtaaaattattttttttcacttcgaCTCTTTTCggtaattaaatatttggTGGCTATATTCCCCAGGGCGGCTTGAAAGAACTCCATTTTTATACGTAGCGATCCCGGCCAGTCGTTATAGTCGTCTATATCTTGGGGCGCCTTGGGGTTGtacttcttcatattttggAACATGATTTTGGACACTTCATCATGGAATACGTTTATGCGTTCTTCCTCCGTCATGTtcggaaatttttttttgtctggTGGGTAGACCTTGGGCAGCCAGTAGGTTCTGAGGGACATGCTTTGGtactgcgggggggggggaagcgcgcgGGTGAAATGGGAGCCTTAGGTAAAAGCGGCTAAGAAGCGCGGTTAAGGTAAGCGGCTAAGAAGTGCGGCCGAGATGTGCAGCTAAGATGCGTGACTCTGCCGCACCGCCATGCCGCACCGCGGGGGGCACTCACGTTGGAGGCAATCAGGATGAGCCACCAGGTGAAGGGCAAAATATCGTAGGAGGGGTTAAAAAAGTCGTAGTCGTACACCAGCAAAACGGGGGTGAtggggaggagggaaaaaaaggcccccTTCTTCTGCTCAATGACCTGCATCCCATTGGACGTAGTCCCTTCAGAAAATATAACGAAAGAGGGgaagttatttttcttctgttcCACCATCGTCTGTCTTTCCTTGATGATTTCCAAGGCGATTTTTCGATCCTCCGATTTTTCCCTGTACACGAATACACACCTTAAGGCTATAACACTCAGCCCAACAATTAAGTCCTTGCGCAGGGATTTCTTGGCGACAAAACTGCATGCATGTTcacttataaaataaaaggggtcCAGAGCAGACACGTGGTTCGCAACGATATTTTTCGGCCAGTCCATATCACACAGGTAGTGGCTTTCTATGTCGTTAATTCCGAAGAGCCATAGGGACGCTCTGCAGATGAACTTGAGAAATTTTAGGTAAATCCTTACGATGGTGTTTTCTTGGTCCTCCTTGTTCTTCCCCATGAAGAAGGACAACAGGACTGCAAcagaaggggagggggagaagggataaatgaaaagaggGGGGTATAATATACGTCCACACTGCCACTACAGTGCAGCACTTCCTCTCGGCTGCAGCTTATGGGCCAATTTAACCCTCTCATGAATTCTAACAACAAACTAAGATGTTGGTCCCGGCTAGCACGAGGTGGGCTAATATTTTCCAGGAGGCCTAtgggcaaaaggggggaaccaAATTGGGTGTGCGCGCGTATGTGCGGTTGAGCAGTGTTGTGCTGCCAACTAAATGgagtgtttctttttttggcacaTTTCCGCAGGGCTGCCTCAAACGCGCCGCGCATTACCATAAAGATCGAGCCGTAGAgcagcttaaaaaaattcatgttGACCAAGTCCAGCCTCTCGAAGGAGGAGTAGGGGTGCAGGTTCTTCTTGTTGACATAATTCTTGCATGACTGTATTTCTTCAACAGGATAGTTTTTCAAATcgaatttcttcaaattacAAAAAACAGCTATGGCGTAAATTGTGAGCAAGCTAACGTAGAGAGTAGAcacaaagaaataaatatgataCATGTCCCacgtccattttgtataaaaaactttatgaatgaataattttaaatgaagcgcaaaaatgatgtaTGCTACGATGTGATACACAAGcttctttatcatttttttctcccccttgacgttttctttttgattttccccTTGTTTTTTCTGGTCGCTGCGTTTTTCGCCGCTGCGCTTGTCGCTTCCGCTCTTCTCGCCGTGCTGCCGCCCGACCTCTATGTCTACGTCCTTCGCTGGGGTCGCTCGCTCGGATGACGCGTGAACTTTGGCTGAGTCTTCCTTTTCCCGCTTCACTTTGGCGGGATTCACTTTGGCGGGATTCACTTTGGAGGGGTTCACTTTGGAGGGGCTCACTTTGGAGGGGTTAACTTCAGCGGGGTTGACTTCAGCGGGGTTAACTTTGGTGGGATTCACCTTGACCACTTTTCGGGTGACCGCTTCGTTCTCCTGCACCACTGCTGCTGGGCCTTCTCTCAATCGCGCAGCGGGATGAAGTGTTTAATATACGTGGGGAATATCTGCCCTCACACAACTGCGTATCCGCTTATGCCCCTAGCGTGGGAACACTCGCGCGGGTTACGTGAGGCAAGAAAAGGGGTGAAGTTGCGTTGGAGGTTTCCCCTTATTGTTCATAATTCGCAAATGCGCTACGTCGTGGCGGTGGTAGGCGCAGCGGAGTTACAGCCCTGCTCGGACGAACGGCTTCATGCACATGCAGTAGCGCGGGTCGTCGTGCAGGGAATGCACATATGTCGCTGTATGGATATCCCCTGGGGGAAATATCGAGCGTTAAaccaagtgggaaaaaaaaaaaaaaaaaaacgcgcaacTGGTAAGGGGCAAAGTGATGAGCAACGTGGTGGGGAAAATGCTGGCCATATAGGTGCAACAGACCGcgaaacgggaaaaaaaaaggcaaaacgggCACTGCAATTTTCCCCTCGTTTACTTGTTACAACGCGTTATCACGTGTCATTATGCATCGCCGGGCAATAAATGTAGCACGGAAAGGTATGGCACAGTACGGCACATCACAGCACAGTGGGGTAAAGTGCAACATAGCGAGGCATATTACAGTGTGGCCTCGTACAGTGCAGCGGCGTtagttagcggcgttagttAGCGGCGTTACTAAGCGGCGTTAGTTAGCGGCGTTACTAAGCGGCGTCACTAAGCGGCGTCACTAAGCGGCGTCACTAAGCGGCGTCGCATAATATGCCCGCATCGATGGCGTTGTCAACCTACGCGTCAGGCGGCGTTAACATTTTCGCGATGGCGAACTACAGGGAAACTGCTCCGCTTCGCTAATGACGCGTCATCACATGTTGTATCACCCAGTGCAAGTTAAAAACTTCTgcagattttttaaaaaaggcgttTCATACAGGTGAatgtaatatacatataatatatattataatatgtacatcAAAATAactcgccaaaaaaaaaaaagaaagcgcaaTGGAACGCAAAGTTTTGTGGAAAAGTGAGAAAAGTATTCAATGTTggatgaaaaataaattttttcaataatcaaaaatgcaaaaaaaaaaaataaaaaaaaaaaaaaacatacaaacATATAAACCAACctgctttcttttcttctgttCTCTCTACCGCCATCTGCACAGTCATAAACGAAATTATTCTCACCTAACGGGGGTGAGGGCCTGCTGAGTTGGCGGCACATGCCATCCGCGTTATGGTAAACCACCGGTATGCGCATTTTATTCGTCAAGCGTAtcaattatgtatatatatatgtatatatttatacctcACATGGGCGCAATTTTGTGCCAGTTGGGGGTTGTTTTCTTATTGCATCATacgctacatttttttttttgcagcgcGACCCCGCCGCCACCACATGTTGTAGAGCCGAGCTTGGGCCAAACcgtcgcctttttttttattgctatattatttctcccttttgccttGGTGGGAAAATTTCTTTGCAAAGCTGTTGCTACATTGGCAAAAAGTTTACAAagtttacaatttttttttttttttttttttttttttttttttttttttttggctagaAAGGGAACCCGCGGGGAGTACAGAAACAACGTTTTCGCTCCATCGCAAACGTGTACATCCGTTTTTCCGCTGTTGTATGCGCGAAATGGGCGCATTTGAATTTTGCTCATGTGGGGAGCAGCGTAAAATTTACCTAGTATGGCACAACGGGGTAACCAAATTTGTAACATCCCAGAGTTTGTTACATGTTAACTTATCTTCCCTTCAAAAGGCAGAaagggggatttttttttacaacttggttttttttttttattttttttttgcggcgcAGAAAGGTTATCCTATGGTTTATGCCGACATAGCACATGCGAGCGGAGAGTGGTGGCTCTAATTGGCGCCTTCCCCTCTTTGTGGAAAAAGGAGATGCATTTCCACGGGGGAAAGCTTCCACGGGGGTGTTCCTCTTCGCCGTAAGGTTTTCCCCTCCAGAGGGAGTTATTCTCTACACATTCTGTgcgtaaaattttttaggAAGCAAATTTGGATAGCGGATTGAGGGGAGAAACAAACACACGCGTGCGGCATATAGTCAATGGGTGGTTATGCAGTCGTCCACGCAAGGCACCTTTGTAGGTATGCCCCTCTCGTGACACGCACGTGGTTTGGGTTTAAGGAATGTGCAAAATTCAGATgggcggaaaaaaattacaaaaaaaagggaacttCATCACCAGTGCGCATGTTCCATTTTAAAGGGTCGGAGCGGTCACCTCGTTATgcgcccaaaaaaaaaaaaaaaaaaaattaacacgAAAGGGGAACATGCGCGTGTTCGATTGTTCGCTTGTTCACCTGTGCACTGTACAGCGCGCATTTCAATGCAAACGGGCCAGTCGGCGTAATCCCTTGGCACGTCTCCGTTTGATACGCTCTTCCCTCTgcgcgcgttttttttatcccaaCTGGTCGCCCTGCGAAAAGACGTCCTTCAGGTTGAACTCCACCACGTACATGAGCTTGCTGGGGGAGACCTTCCTAAtctgcgaaggggaaaaaagggggggtcgGCAGGTGGGTGGTAAGAAGCAGGATTGGTCATGCAGGTGGGAGGTAAGAAGCAGGACTGATGGTGCATGTGGGAGGTAAGAAGCAGGACTGATGGTGCATGTGGGAGGTAAGAAGCAGGACTGATGGTGCATGTGGGAGGTAAGAAGCAGGACTGATGGTGCATGTGGGAGGTAAGAAGCAGGACTGATGGTGCATGTGGGAGGTAAGAAGCAGGACTGATGGTGCATGTGGGAGGTAAGAAGCAGGACTGATGGTGCATGTGGGAGGTAAGAAGCAGGACTGATGGTGCATGTGGGAGGTGCACAGAATAACTGATCGTGCAAGTGCGTACTGCACAGCAGGACTGGGCCCACTTCGACCGACGCACCTCCGTGATCTTCATCTCCCGGGGAATACCCCCCAGCTGCATGCGTATGTTTCTCTCGGCGTGCTCGTAAAACAGCTCTGGCTTGGAGAAGAAGTAGCAGTGTATAAAGACGTTCCTCATTTGGTCCCTCCGGCATCTTCCCTGGGGATCCTTCTGACCGGCGCTGTACATGTGAAGGAGTTCCCGAAAGACATCCAAAAAGTCCAAGGCAGTTTGCGGCAAATTCATGAGCACATGAACATCTCCGTAGATGCCGAGGTTAATGTCCACTTGGTGCGTTTCGTTTGTGGGCGCATCTTCTGCTTTCTGCTCCGCTTCGTTGTTGGTTGGCTCTGGGGGgacctcctcccccccgtgggtGGCTGCTACCCCCGGGGGGCGTTCCCCTAATGGGCCATTTGCATCACCATGCGCgagtttcttcttcttgtccCTGGGGGCGCTCTCGTGGGGGTTACTCTCGTGTGGGTTACTCTGATGGGAGTTACTCTGATGGGAGTCACCCGCTTTGCAGTCCTTCACTTCGCAGTCCtctttgcagtcctctttgcagtcctctttgcagtcctctttgcagtcctctttgcagtcctctttgcagtcctctttgcagtcctctttgcagtcctctttGCAGTCCACTTTGCAGTCTGCcgcccgcttcttcccctttcccgCATCCACAACGTCACGCCCCGCGCTGTTGACAAAGTCGAGGGAGACGTTTCGCCAATTCTGCTCACCCAGCTGCATCGCCAAAGTGGACGTGTCACGCGAGAAGATGCCCAGGCGGAGCAGCATGCAGACGAAGGCCCTGGCGTCCAAGTTGTACGTGAGGATACTTCTCCTCTTAttcaatttaatattaacgttcataaaattatacgcATGCAAATTAATATCATTGGAAAAACAaaggcagttttttttactgAGGTGTAGACTGAAGATACCAACCCCAGCAAAGACGTCCACAACTATGGAGTTGTTTTCAACAAGGCTATATATGCGgtctctctctttttttaatttagaaTTCCAATACATTAGCTCATAATTGAGTTTCACTTTGATGTCATTTTCCCTTAACATGGTCAGGTAGTTTTCTTCTCCTGCCAATAACTCTATGGTGAAAGTTCTGTGGACATTTTTTAGAGAATCCTTCTTATTGATGACTGTCCgtatgcttttatttttatctaaaattatttctgcaattacttttttgtgattttcAAACCGTTCGCAGAAATTCAGGTGAGCTATGTGCCCTATCATTTCGTACTTGTGGATGACTTCACTTTCCGAGGGGAACACCTTCCTCAGCACTTGGGAGGTATTCATGTTGTCGTAGCCGAACTGCAGCTGAATGGTTCTAATTTGGATGCCTTCTGCTTTTATCACGCGGAGGAGCTTTTCCAGGGCGGGGGGGGCGTCCTGATGAGCGGCACCCTGCTGAGCGACGTCCTCCACACCACCGCCCTCCGCAGCAACGTCCCTCTCGTCGCCCTCCTCCGGGCGCATGTCCACCCCCTCCAGGACGCCCTTCCCCTCGCGCTGCATCAACTCGTGCAGGGCCCTGTTGAACCGCGCGTTGAGCGGGATTAGCCTGCAGTCCGCCAGCGGTGCGTCTGCCAGAGGTGTGCCTGCCTGCGAGTCGTTCGCGTGGCTGGTCATTTGGCAGCTCAACTGGTCGTTTACCTGACCGCTCACCTGACCGCTaacctctcccccccccaggctCTCCACATACGAATGGATAAAGCGCAGCACTTCCCCGTCGTAGGGCCCCGTCTCGACGAGGCACCCCTGGTACTCCCTGAACTTCAGCACAGAAGGGAACCGAAAGATGTTTAGGAACCAAATTTTCGCGTCCTTATTTTTGAGCAGCTCATTCACTCTGTACTTGTTGAGCACCAAGCAGTGAGTCCTCTTTTCGTGCTTCACCTTTTCCTTCACATCGGCTAGCGTTTTTATATCCACTGCGTTACGCATGATTGCAAATCCCAGTGTgggtttcccctttttgcgtagCGAAGTGACGTGCTCAAGGCATAGGGGGAGCAGGGGCCACAGCAGAAGAAATCCACAGAACATTAACTGGGCATTCTGCGAGAGGGAAGCTTCCACGTAGATGTACGGCAAAGCAAGAACGGACGTGCGGGTAGATGCGCTGACGTGTGACCCAGTGAGATGTGAAAAGGGGACCCAAAAGGGagctctcctttttgcaaagctgAGATGGGGACCAGCAAGAATGGCAAACTTATCGCTTCGTGTCAACAGGGgaggagattttttttttttttttttttttttcttctgagaAGAGAATACATCAAACGGTGCAACGTTTAACCTGTGTCACGTTCTGCTGATGAAGCAGTAGCTCGAGATGGATCCCTCAGGGGGGCGGCAAACCAGTTAGAACGTCATTTGTGCTCTCCTGAAAAGCGTCGAAATggtacccaaaaaaaaaaaaaaagattagcGAAAAGGTGCGAACGTTATTCAGGTGAAGAAGCTTTAAttcgacattttttttttttttttttttgtcccaaCTGTGACGCTGATAGATGTAAACTGCAGATGAGAAGGATATACTCCCCCCATGGGAAACCCCCCCTCAGGAGTTCTTCCACGGGTCACC harbors:
- a CDS encoding Met-10+ domain containing protein (encoded by transcript PVX_099140A; Apicoplast targeted protein. Curated by Stuart Ralph, Walter and Eliza Hall Institute of Medical Research, Australia.); translation: MRNAVDIKTLADVKEKVKHEKRTHCLVLNKYRVNELLKNKDAKIWFLNIFRFPSVLKFREYQGCLVETGPYDGEVLRFIHSYVESLGGGEVSGQVSGQVNDQLSCQMTSHANDSQAGTPLADAPLADCRLIPLNARFNRALHELMQREGKGVLEGVDMRPEEGDERDVAAEGGGVEDVAQQGAAHQDAPPALEKLLRVIKAEGIQIRTIQLQFGYDNMNTSQVLRKVFPSESEVIHKYEMIGHIAHLNFCERFENHKKVIAEIILDKNKSIRTVINKKDSLKNVHRTFTIELLAGEENYLTMLRENDIKVKLNYELMYWNSKLKKERDRIYSLVENNSIVVDVFAGVGIFSLHLSKKNCLCFSNDINLHAYNFMNVNIKLNKRRSILTYNLDARAFVCMLLRLGIFSRDTSTLAMQLGEQNWRNVSLDFVNSAGRDVVDAGKGKKRAADCKVDCKEDCKEDCKEDCKEDCKEDCKEDCKEDCKEDCKEDCEVKDCKAGDSHQSNSHQSNPHESNPHESAPRDKKKKLAHGDANGPLGERPPGVAATHGGEEVPPEPTNNEAEQKAEDAPTNETHQVDINLGIYGDVHVLMNLPQTALDFLDVFRELLHMYSAGQKDPQGRCRRDQMRNVFIHCYFFSKPELFYEHAERNIRMQLGGIPREMKITEIRKVSPSKLMYVVEFNLKDVFSQGDQLG
- a CDS encoding phospholipid or glycerol acyltransferase, putative (encoded by transcript PVX_099135A; Apicoplast targeted protein. Curated by Stuart Ralph, Walter and Eliza Hall Institute of Medical Research, Australia.) — its product is MIKKLVYHIVAYIIFALHLKLFIHKVFYTKWTWDMYHIYFFVSTLYVSLLTIYAIAVFCNLKKFDLKNYPVEEIQSCKNYVNKKNLHPYSSFERLDLVNMNFFKLLYGSIFMASWKILAHLVLAGTNILVCFLLSFFMGKNKEDQENTIVRIYLKFLKFICRASLWLFGINDIESHYLCDMDWPKNIVANHVSALDPFYFISEHACSFVAKKSLRKDLIVGLSVIALRCVFVYREKSEDRKIALEIIKERQTMVEQKKNNFPSFVIFSEGTTSNGMQVIEQKKGAFFSLLPITPVLLVYDYDFFNPSYDILPFTWWLILIASNYQSMSLRTYWLPKVYPPDKKKFPNMTEEERINVFHDEVSKIMFQNMKKYNPKAPQDIDDYNDWPGSLRIKMEFFQAALGNIATKYLITEKSRSEKK